In Sorghum bicolor cultivar BTx623 chromosome 10, Sorghum_bicolor_NCBIv3, whole genome shotgun sequence, one genomic interval encodes:
- the LOC8065010 gene encoding uncharacterized protein LOC8065010 isoform X2: MSGQRERERRRRRRQRGQIRDAKIALLANGKDFSCQQDGSPQGRKRRTYSGPDLPEDIWRHIHFMMPLQDAARAACVSHAFLGSWRCRPDITISRETLGLNKNLHGKDEIARDFNSKVDQILKKRSGIGLKALKIDFCGYNADTYSYLNNWLEIAITPELEELTLHLLPNKAKYSFPCSLLSNGRGNSIQHLKLAWGTFRNTVGLDCLKHLTSLYLSNVSITGNELGCLLSNSIALELLDLSECYKIVHLKIPCLLQRLSCLRVSTCGRLKMIENKAPNISSFHFSGLDGEFSLGESSLQLKDMMLNKCCTISFALAKLPFIVPNLEALSLYSYYEVPNPPMVSKTFLHLKHLSIKLCEGAFFPDIDCFYAVSFLDAAPSLETLLLGVTVLRMKHEPFVGEHSPRRQIMGTHHSNLKSVKIIGFCSAKSLVELTCYILENATSLDCLTLDTTWGCFPRCSDHEISKCHPLTKNIIRDSQNALLVIRAWIEGKVPPSVKFNVLGLCSKCHNT, encoded by the exons ATGTCCGGTCAGCGGGAGCGGGAgcgccgacggcggcggcggcagcgcggCCAGATCCGAG ATGCGAAAATTGCTTTGCTAGCTAATGGAAAGGATTTCAGCTGCCAACAAGATGGTAGTCCTCAAGGTCGTAAAAGAAGGACATATTCTGGGCCAGACCTACCAGAG GACATATGGCGTCATATACATTTCATGATGCCACTTCAAGATGCTGCCCGTGCTGCCTGTGTGTCCCATGCCTTTCTAGGTTCGTGGAGGTGTCGCCCTGACATTACCATCAGCAGGGAAACACTAGGCTTGAATAAGAATTTACATGGAAAGGATGAAATTGCAAGGGATTTCAACAGCAAAGTTGACCAGATTCTGAAAAAACGTTCAGGCATTGGCTTGAAGGCTCTCAAGATAGATTTCTGTGGTTATAATGCTGACACCTATTCTTATCTCAATAATTGGCTTGAGATTGCTATTACACCGGAGCTTGAAGAACTCACCCTACATCTGTTACCAAATAAGGCAAAGTACAGTTTCCCGTGCTCCCTTTTATCTAATGGGAGAGGAAACTCGATTCAGCATCTAAAGCTTGCTTGGGGCACCTTCAGGAACACAGTTGGGCTAGATTGCTTGAAACACCTGACTAGTCTGTATCTGAGTAACGTGAGTATTACAGGGAATGAGTTAGGGTGCCTCCTCTCTAATTCAATCGCTTTGGAGCTATTGGATTTATCAGAATGCTATAAGATAGTTCACCTGAAGATACCTTGCCTCCTACAGCGTCTCAGCTGTCTCAGGGTATCTACATGTGGGAGGCTGAAAATGATAGAGAACAAAGCTCCAAATATATccagttttcacttttcaggaCTCGACGGAGAATTCTCACTTGGAGAATCATCATTGCAACTGAAGGACATGATGCTGAACAAGTGCTGCACCATCTCCTTTGCTCTTGCCAAGCTTCCATTCATCGTGCCAAATCTTGAAGCTCTTTCCTTATATTCATACTATGAG GTGCCTAATCCGCCAATGGTGTCAAAAACATTCCTCCACCTCAAGCATTTGAGTATCAAACTTTGTGAAGGGGCATTTTTCCCAGATATTGATTGTTTCTATGCGgtttcttttcttgatgctgCTCCTTCCTTGGAGACTCTCCTATTGGGT GTAACTGTACTACGGATGAAGCATGAGCCGTTTGTTGgtgagcattcacctcggaggCAGATCATGGGAACCCACCACAGCAACCTTAAGAGTGTGAAGATTATTGGTTTCTGCTCTGCAAAGAGCTTGGTTGAGCTAACATGCTATATTCTTGAAAATGCTACATCACTTGATTGCCTTACGTTGGACACCACTTGGGGTTGTTTCCCTAGGTGCTCTGATCACGAAATTAGTAAATGTCATCCATTGACcaagaatattatcagggacTCCCAGAATGCTCTCTTGGTTATCAGAGCATGGATTGAGGGGAAAGTTCCCCCCTCGGTGAAATTTAATGTTCTAGGGCTTTGCAGCAAGTGCCATAATACCTGA
- the LOC8065010 gene encoding uncharacterized protein LOC8065010 isoform X1: MMAWEGLGSRWASVWVLELISSVASGRHSAWHHTTSEAAACHAQVLLPGTSHLWLWHLACTPEVMSWLDPMACGLMGDVDNVPACSSPSRFVLQKFQDAKIALLANGKDFSCQQDGSPQGRKRRTYSGPDLPEDIWRHIHFMMPLQDAARAACVSHAFLGSWRCRPDITISRETLGLNKNLHGKDEIARDFNSKVDQILKKRSGIGLKALKIDFCGYNADTYSYLNNWLEIAITPELEELTLHLLPNKAKYSFPCSLLSNGRGNSIQHLKLAWGTFRNTVGLDCLKHLTSLYLSNVSITGNELGCLLSNSIALELLDLSECYKIVHLKIPCLLQRLSCLRVSTCGRLKMIENKAPNISSFHFSGLDGEFSLGESSLQLKDMMLNKCCTISFALAKLPFIVPNLEALSLYSYYEVPNPPMVSKTFLHLKHLSIKLCEGAFFPDIDCFYAVSFLDAAPSLETLLLGVTVLRMKHEPFVGEHSPRRQIMGTHHSNLKSVKIIGFCSAKSLVELTCYILENATSLDCLTLDTTWGCFPRCSDHEISKCHPLTKNIIRDSQNALLVIRAWIEGKVPPSVKFNVLGLCSKCHNT; this comes from the exons ATGATGGCGTGGGAGGGTCTAGGCTCACGGTGGGCATCGGTCTGGGTGCTGGAGCTGATCTCTTCAGTGGCCAGCGGCCGACACTCAGCATGGCATCACACAACGTCAGAGGCTGCAGCATGCCATGCCCAAGTGCTGCTGCCAGGCACCAGTCACCTGTGGTTGTGGCATCTTGCCTGCACGCCAGAAGTGATGAGTTGGCTTGATCCTATGGCTTGTGGGTTAATGGGCGATGTGGATAACGTGCCTGCCTGCAGTTCGCCCTCCAGATTCGTGTTACAGAAATTCCAAG ATGCGAAAATTGCTTTGCTAGCTAATGGAAAGGATTTCAGCTGCCAACAAGATGGTAGTCCTCAAGGTCGTAAAAGAAGGACATATTCTGGGCCAGACCTACCAGAG GACATATGGCGTCATATACATTTCATGATGCCACTTCAAGATGCTGCCCGTGCTGCCTGTGTGTCCCATGCCTTTCTAGGTTCGTGGAGGTGTCGCCCTGACATTACCATCAGCAGGGAAACACTAGGCTTGAATAAGAATTTACATGGAAAGGATGAAATTGCAAGGGATTTCAACAGCAAAGTTGACCAGATTCTGAAAAAACGTTCAGGCATTGGCTTGAAGGCTCTCAAGATAGATTTCTGTGGTTATAATGCTGACACCTATTCTTATCTCAATAATTGGCTTGAGATTGCTATTACACCGGAGCTTGAAGAACTCACCCTACATCTGTTACCAAATAAGGCAAAGTACAGTTTCCCGTGCTCCCTTTTATCTAATGGGAGAGGAAACTCGATTCAGCATCTAAAGCTTGCTTGGGGCACCTTCAGGAACACAGTTGGGCTAGATTGCTTGAAACACCTGACTAGTCTGTATCTGAGTAACGTGAGTATTACAGGGAATGAGTTAGGGTGCCTCCTCTCTAATTCAATCGCTTTGGAGCTATTGGATTTATCAGAATGCTATAAGATAGTTCACCTGAAGATACCTTGCCTCCTACAGCGTCTCAGCTGTCTCAGGGTATCTACATGTGGGAGGCTGAAAATGATAGAGAACAAAGCTCCAAATATATccagttttcacttttcaggaCTCGACGGAGAATTCTCACTTGGAGAATCATCATTGCAACTGAAGGACATGATGCTGAACAAGTGCTGCACCATCTCCTTTGCTCTTGCCAAGCTTCCATTCATCGTGCCAAATCTTGAAGCTCTTTCCTTATATTCATACTATGAG GTGCCTAATCCGCCAATGGTGTCAAAAACATTCCTCCACCTCAAGCATTTGAGTATCAAACTTTGTGAAGGGGCATTTTTCCCAGATATTGATTGTTTCTATGCGgtttcttttcttgatgctgCTCCTTCCTTGGAGACTCTCCTATTGGGT GTAACTGTACTACGGATGAAGCATGAGCCGTTTGTTGgtgagcattcacctcggaggCAGATCATGGGAACCCACCACAGCAACCTTAAGAGTGTGAAGATTATTGGTTTCTGCTCTGCAAAGAGCTTGGTTGAGCTAACATGCTATATTCTTGAAAATGCTACATCACTTGATTGCCTTACGTTGGACACCACTTGGGGTTGTTTCCCTAGGTGCTCTGATCACGAAATTAGTAAATGTCATCCATTGACcaagaatattatcagggacTCCCAGAATGCTCTCTTGGTTATCAGAGCATGGATTGAGGGGAAAGTTCCCCCCTCGGTGAAATTTAATGTTCTAGGGCTTTGCAGCAAGTGCCATAATACCTGA